In the Nitrospirales bacterium LBB_01 genome, one interval contains:
- the cas2 gene encoding CRISPR-associated endonuclease Cas2, which produces MCELNKYRIMWLIVLFDLPTETKKERKAYTKFRKFLLDDGFNMMQYSVYYRHCASRENAEAHTRRIKGALPEKGFVNVISITDKQFGDIQFFVGRKEKPPPNAPHQLELF; this is translated from the coding sequence ATGTGCGAGTTAAATAAATATAGGATTATGTGGTTAATAGTACTTTTTGATTTACCGACTGAAACGAAGAAAGAGCGAAAGGCTTACACAAAATTCAGAAAATTTCTTCTTGACGACGGCTTTAACATGATGCAGTACTCAGTGTACTATCGTCACTGCGCAAGCAGAGAAAATGCAGAGGCTCACACTCGGCGTATCAAAGGTGCGCTGCCGGAAAAGGGTTTTGTTAATGTCATCAGTATTACCGACAAGCAGTTTGGAGACATTCAATTCTTTGTAGGGAGAAAAGAAAAACCTCCCCCAAACGCTCCGCATCAACTTGAATTATTTTGA